In a single window of the Tepidibacillus fermentans genome:
- a CDS encoding FUSC family protein, translating to MKIGARILKTGITLVFAILLTRLFHLQPEIFAAIAATLAIQPSVYRSWRYGVEQVQSNLVGATVATLTATFLSSNLIITAFVVMIVIGINLQLRFERSIPLSIVTVLSIMEGSQQEHFFYFAVDRFLLILIGIFAAILVNSLLFPPRYEQKLTKKLKNIEEQMASILRIVLDKEKNEQTIKQTLDSIQDELQKLWEFYHFEEEAKSYLKRRFPFSSSRKLVIFKNMLKTAQNGIELIYMVQKYQNILYSLEDHVQQLFKEQLLYLAYYQDKIYSKYGGKINPSSHHTLDPVLHDNLWTLFQEIRQLTTNEHSILELVTLFGSIQDYGRRLDHLERLIDSYYTHHI from the coding sequence ATGAAAATAGGCGCTAGAATTTTAAAAACGGGAATCACGCTGGTTTTTGCAATTTTACTTACTCGGTTATTTCATTTACAACCGGAGATTTTCGCTGCGATCGCAGCTACTCTTGCGATTCAACCATCTGTTTACCGTTCTTGGCGATATGGGGTTGAACAAGTACAATCCAATCTAGTTGGCGCTACGGTAGCTACACTTACTGCAACATTTCTAAGTTCAAATCTCATTATCACCGCTTTTGTTGTCATGATTGTCATTGGAATCAACCTTCAATTACGTTTTGAACGAAGTATTCCATTATCGATTGTAACTGTGTTATCGATTATGGAAGGAAGCCAACAAGAACACTTTTTTTATTTTGCCGTCGACCGTTTCTTACTCATTTTAATTGGAATCTTTGCAGCTATTCTCGTTAATAGTTTATTGTTCCCGCCACGATATGAACAAAAATTAACGAAAAAATTAAAGAATATTGAAGAACAAATGGCATCTATATTAAGAATTGTGCTCGATAAAGAAAAAAATGAACAAACCATTAAGCAAACATTAGATTCAATCCAAGATGAACTACAAAAATTATGGGAGTTTTATCATTTTGAAGAGGAAGCCAAAAGTTATCTAAAAAGAAGATTCCCTTTCTCTTCCTCCCGAAAATTGGTCATTTTTAAGAATATGTTGAAGACAGCGCAAAATGGTATCGAATTGATTTATATGGTACAAAAATATCAAAATATCCTATATTCCCTTGAAGATCATGTTCAACAACTTTTTAAAGAACAACTGCTCTATTTGGCTTATTATCAGGATAAAATTTATTCGAAATACGGTGGAAAAATTAACCCATCTTCTCATCATACACTTGATCCTGTTTTACACGATAATCTTTGGACACTATTTCAAGAGATACGTCAGTTAACTACAAATGAGCATAGCATTCTTGAACTCGTCACATTGTTCGGATCGATTCAGGATTATGGTAGACGCCTTGATCATTTAGAACGGTTAATTGATAGTTATTATACCCATCATATCTAA